In a genomic window of Streptomyces pristinaespiralis:
- a CDS encoding ketoacyl-ACP synthase III family protein, whose amino-acid sequence MRHDDIHLAATGAWHPKTVPVDEAVADGRYSREYQRATGQQRVAVCDDDADSQPAMAMRAARAALGRSGIGAERFGLLLHAVATHNGLPGWNAASYLQHHVLDGHGVSLEIHQLSNSAVAALELACTQLAAGPAGGAAMITAADRFGDGAWDRWRAAPPVFVFGDGASAAVVTRGEGFARVVSTVSVADTGLEGMQRGAMPFSADPRAGYPIGFFDRVMEFSDTLAGGLDEAKQRMADLMRRAGAKAMAEAGITAGDVRWVAGPALGREALYEQCLDPLGIDIDRSTWPFARRVGHVGCTDQLAALDDLIVSGAVEAGDRVLVAGLGGGYNCTVAVLEFTATPDVPAVPEAGECR is encoded by the coding sequence ATGCGCCACGACGACATCCATCTCGCCGCCACCGGTGCCTGGCACCCCAAGACGGTGCCGGTCGACGAGGCCGTCGCCGACGGCCGCTACAGCCGTGAGTACCAGCGTGCGACCGGGCAGCAGCGGGTCGCCGTGTGCGACGACGACGCCGACTCGCAGCCCGCGATGGCCATGCGGGCGGCGCGGGCCGCGCTCGGCCGGTCCGGGATCGGGGCCGAACGGTTCGGGCTGCTGCTGCACGCGGTCGCCACCCACAACGGGCTGCCCGGCTGGAACGCCGCCTCCTATCTCCAGCACCACGTCCTGGACGGGCACGGTGTCTCGCTGGAGATCCACCAGCTGTCCAACTCGGCTGTCGCCGCACTGGAGTTGGCGTGCACCCAGCTGGCGGCCGGCCCGGCCGGCGGGGCGGCGATGATCACCGCCGCTGACCGGTTCGGCGACGGCGCCTGGGACCGGTGGCGTGCCGCGCCGCCGGTGTTCGTCTTCGGTGACGGGGCGAGCGCCGCCGTGGTGACCCGCGGTGAGGGTTTCGCCCGGGTCGTGTCCACCGTGTCCGTCGCCGACACCGGCCTGGAGGGCATGCAGCGCGGCGCGATGCCGTTCTCGGCCGACCCGCGGGCCGGCTATCCGATCGGCTTCTTCGACCGGGTGATGGAGTTCTCCGACACCCTCGCCGGCGGGCTCGACGAGGCCAAGCAGCGCATGGCCGACCTGATGCGGCGGGCCGGTGCCAAGGCCATGGCGGAGGCCGGGATCACCGCCGGCGACGTGCGGTGGGTGGCCGGGCCGGCGCTGGGCCGCGAGGCCCTGTACGAGCAGTGCCTCGACCCGCTGGGCATCGACATCGACCGCTCCACCTGGCCGTTCGCCCGCCGGGTGGGACACGTGGGCTGCACGGACCAGCTGGCCGCCCTCGACGACCTGATCGTCTCCGGCGCGGTCGAGGCCGGCGACCGGGTACTGGTCGCCGGGCTGGGCGGCGGCTACAACTGCACGGTCGCCGTGCTGGAGTTCACCGCCACGCCCGACGTACCCGCCGTACCGGAGGCCGGGGAATGTCGCTGA
- a CDS encoding type I polyketide synthase, whose product MTQQHEHAEAIAVVGIGCRLPGGIDTPDAYWTFLTEGREAVGDLPEGRWDAYRGRPGLARALAAAPRRGAFLADAAGFDAAFFGITPREAELMDPQQRLTLETGWEALEDAGIAPHTLAGSDAGVFMGAGSDDYGRQMLEDLPAIEAWSGIGASLCAIANRLSYVLDLRGPSLVVDTACSSSLAALHLACQSLRARECTHALAGGVHLVAAPGLSMVLDAAGATSRDGRSKSFDAAADGYGRGEGVGVVVLKRLFDALADGDPVRAVIRGSALAQDGRTNGIMAPSGAAQERVVRAALEQGGVEALSVSFVEAHGTGTRVGDPVEVGALARVFGVGRAADRPCLIGSVKANIGHLEAGAGVAGVIKAVLALQHGVIPPTANVHELNPDIDWAASGLAVPTEPVPWPEQDTVRRAGVSGFGYGGTVGHVVLEQAPDAADTATAGTGRGATAGTRTAGAAGAVSVGAAGNGEAVGVDAGAVRTEGPDGGVGPEGVAGPEGAAGPDGAAGPGLFVVSGASGDDVRAQAASLAAWLRGEGAGAPLDGVAHTLMARRSHAVHRAAAVAEDHGGLAAALEVIAGGGTAPAAVAGQVLPRGGDGAVWVFSGHGSQWEGMGRELLATEPVFADAVDRLEPVFAEELGISPRRVLSEGPLGGTDHVQPMIFVVQVGLDALLRAKGLTPAAVVGHSVGEIAAAVSAGVLGPADAARLICRRSVLLRRVMGRGAMAMAGAGFEAVQGLLGDRTDVVAAIAASPASTVVSGTPEAVEEVCARLEAEDVMVRRVASDVAFHSPQMDPLLEELAKAAHGLEVREPRVPLYSTALEDPRSTAVRDGAYWAANLRNPVRLEGAVRALAEDGYRVFVELSGHPVVTHSVGETLEAAGLDDVLVTATLRRERPERATLLAHLGALHCHGAADGLGVPHGPLTALPRRAWQHVPYWRTPSSQGPVAEEHDTGSGTLLGGEVTWAGAVSPRLWRTRLDEDCRPYPGSHPIHGVEVVPAAVLLNTFLAAGGTDTLQDVALKVPVAVTGELEVHVVRDDSEIRLASRRTTAGAATADPADGAAQAGWSTHTTARLVPDGTGGRDVAEGAGDDGWEESAAVELDPGAVNERLHAVGVADVGFPWRITELASSRGQLRARVRPAADGDLSPALARASLLDAVFSVAPLTFPADGRLRMPAAVRRVRLPLALPEAVVVHISPSPTAGADTTDAVVRDEDGHLLGTLEGLVFATLDGGAGSSPGLPPQRLTHTLGWSAAALTAEPRTRLRTLALVGEDAPAGLADDVTRALGGAGLRCLHAKDADALGGLVDELGPGDAVVVLPDVSGPPAAAARRSAWRLASTAQLLLDRCGSLPPRLWALTRGAWEAAGDDAVAQSAMLGLIRIVAGEHPELHARAVDLDTGTPPALLAGPLAELLRCAPEADVYRVGEDGVRAARLTPLVPDPDGQDGPNGRDTGVGVCRADGTYLITGGFGALGRQVADWLAGRGARRILLAGRTALPPRRSWAEESDPATVRRIEAVRRLEARGVSVTGVAVDIADGAAARAALDTDALGLPPVRGVVHAAGVLDDRMLVDLDEASLERVLAPKAGGALVLHELFPPGSTDFFVLFSSVGYQLGLTGQSGYAAANACLDALARHRQAAGDAGSTAYAWTSWRGAGMAVSDFVDAELADRGSGSVEPADALRAWEYALDRGPRPYVAVLPVTGATGLPVLGELSAPGDKAAHGPDDAAAFRADGLTTEELGALLLAEVGRQIEAELGISAERLDVHRPLTELGLDSVMTQVLRRGLERRLGLKLPATLVWKHPTAAAVAAFLTTRLAPSPA is encoded by the coding sequence GTGACGCAGCAGCACGAACATGCCGAAGCCATCGCCGTCGTCGGGATCGGCTGCCGCCTGCCGGGCGGGATCGACACCCCCGACGCGTACTGGACGTTCCTGACCGAGGGCCGTGAGGCCGTCGGTGATCTGCCCGAGGGACGCTGGGACGCCTACCGGGGCCGGCCGGGCCTGGCACGTGCGCTGGCCGCCGCACCGCGGCGGGGCGCGTTCCTCGCCGACGCGGCCGGCTTCGACGCCGCGTTCTTCGGGATCACCCCGCGCGAGGCGGAGCTGATGGACCCCCAGCAGCGGCTCACGCTGGAGACGGGCTGGGAGGCGCTGGAGGACGCGGGGATCGCCCCGCACACCCTGGCCGGTTCGGACGCGGGCGTGTTCATGGGCGCCGGGTCCGACGACTACGGGCGGCAGATGCTCGAGGACCTGCCCGCGATCGAGGCCTGGTCGGGGATCGGCGCGTCGCTGTGCGCGATCGCCAACCGCCTCTCCTACGTGCTGGATCTGCGCGGGCCCAGCCTCGTCGTCGACACCGCCTGTTCGTCCTCTCTCGCCGCGCTGCACCTGGCCTGTCAGAGTCTGCGCGCCCGCGAGTGCACGCACGCGCTGGCCGGCGGGGTGCACCTGGTGGCCGCCCCGGGCCTGTCGATGGTCCTGGACGCCGCGGGGGCCACCTCCCGCGACGGGCGCTCCAAGTCGTTCGACGCCGCGGCCGACGGTTACGGCCGCGGCGAGGGCGTGGGGGTCGTGGTCCTCAAACGGCTCTTTGACGCGCTCGCCGACGGCGACCCGGTACGGGCCGTCATCCGCGGCAGCGCGCTGGCGCAGGACGGCCGCACGAACGGGATCATGGCGCCCAGCGGCGCCGCCCAGGAACGGGTGGTGCGGGCCGCGCTCGAACAGGGCGGCGTCGAGGCGCTGTCGGTGTCGTTCGTGGAGGCGCACGGCACCGGCACCCGGGTGGGCGATCCGGTGGAAGTGGGCGCGCTGGCCCGGGTGTTCGGGGTGGGACGGGCCGCGGATCGACCGTGTCTGATCGGGTCGGTGAAGGCCAACATCGGCCACCTGGAGGCGGGTGCCGGGGTCGCCGGGGTGATCAAGGCCGTGCTGGCGCTCCAGCACGGGGTGATCCCGCCGACCGCGAACGTCCATGAGCTCAACCCCGACATCGACTGGGCCGCCTCGGGGCTGGCCGTCCCGACGGAGCCGGTGCCCTGGCCCGAGCAGGACACGGTGCGGCGGGCCGGTGTGTCCGGCTTCGGCTACGGCGGCACCGTCGGCCACGTCGTACTGGAACAGGCCCCGGACGCGGCGGACACCGCCACGGCCGGTACGGGGAGGGGCGCCACGGCCGGTACGCGGACGGCCGGCGCGGCCGGCGCGGTGTCCGTCGGCGCGGCCGGGAACGGGGAGGCGGTGGGCGTGGACGCGGGCGCCGTGCGCACCGAGGGCCCGGACGGCGGCGTGGGGCCGGAGGGTGTCGCAGGGCCGGAGGGGGCCGCGGGGCCTGACGGTGCCGCGGGGCCGGGGCTGTTCGTGGTGTCCGGGGCGTCCGGGGACGATGTGCGGGCGCAGGCCGCGTCGCTCGCCGCCTGGCTGCGGGGCGAGGGCGCCGGCGCGCCCCTGGACGGTGTCGCGCACACGCTGATGGCCCGTCGCAGCCATGCCGTGCACCGGGCCGCTGCCGTCGCGGAGGACCACGGCGGGCTCGCCGCGGCGCTCGAGGTGATCGCCGGGGGCGGCACCGCGCCGGCCGCGGTCGCGGGCCAGGTCCTCCCCCGCGGCGGGGACGGTGCGGTGTGGGTGTTCTCCGGGCACGGCTCGCAGTGGGAGGGCATGGGCCGCGAACTGCTGGCCACCGAGCCGGTGTTCGCCGACGCGGTCGACCGGCTGGAGCCGGTCTTCGCCGAGGAGCTCGGCATCTCGCCGCGCCGGGTGCTGAGCGAGGGGCCGCTGGGCGGGACCGACCACGTCCAGCCGATGATCTTCGTGGTGCAGGTCGGGCTGGACGCCCTGCTGCGCGCCAAGGGCCTGACGCCGGCCGCCGTGGTGGGCCACTCGGTCGGCGAGATCGCGGCCGCGGTCAGCGCCGGGGTGCTCGGCCCGGCGGACGCCGCCCGGCTGATCTGCCGCCGCTCCGTCCTGCTGCGCCGGGTCATGGGGCGCGGCGCGATGGCGATGGCGGGCGCCGGGTTCGAGGCCGTCCAGGGCCTGCTGGGGGACCGTACCGACGTGGTCGCCGCGATCGCCGCCTCCCCCGCCTCCACCGTCGTCTCCGGCACGCCGGAGGCCGTCGAGGAGGTGTGCGCCCGTCTGGAGGCCGAGGACGTGATGGTGCGGCGGGTCGCCTCCGACGTCGCCTTCCACAGCCCGCAGATGGACCCGCTGCTCGAGGAACTCGCCAAGGCGGCCCACGGGTTGGAGGTGCGTGAGCCGCGGGTGCCGCTGTATTCGACGGCGCTGGAGGACCCGCGGTCGACCGCCGTGCGCGACGGCGCCTACTGGGCGGCGAACCTGCGCAACCCGGTCCGCCTGGAGGGTGCGGTGCGGGCGCTGGCGGAGGACGGGTACCGGGTGTTCGTCGAGCTGTCCGGGCATCCGGTGGTCACCCACTCCGTCGGCGAGACGCTGGAGGCGGCCGGTCTCGACGACGTGCTCGTGACCGCGACCCTGCGCCGGGAGCGGCCCGAGCGGGCCACCCTCCTCGCCCACCTGGGCGCCCTGCACTGCCATGGCGCCGCCGACGGTCTCGGCGTGCCGCACGGCCCGCTGACCGCGCTGCCCCGCCGGGCCTGGCAGCACGTGCCCTACTGGCGCACCCCCTCCTCCCAGGGTCCCGTGGCGGAGGAGCACGACACCGGGTCGGGCACCCTGCTGGGCGGGGAGGTGACATGGGCGGGCGCCGTGTCGCCGCGGCTGTGGCGCACCCGGCTCGACGAGGACTGCCGTCCCTACCCCGGCTCGCACCCCATCCACGGCGTCGAGGTCGTCCCCGCCGCGGTGCTGCTGAACACCTTCCTCGCCGCCGGCGGCACCGACACGCTTCAGGACGTGGCGCTGAAGGTGCCGGTCGCCGTCACCGGCGAGCTGGAGGTGCATGTGGTGCGCGACGACAGCGAGATCCGTCTCGCCTCGCGCCGCACCACCGCCGGTGCCGCAACCGCCGATCCTGCCGACGGCGCGGCGCAGGCGGGCTGGAGCACCCACACCACGGCGCGGCTCGTCCCCGACGGCACCGGGGGCCGTGATGTCGCGGAGGGTGCCGGTGACGACGGGTGGGAGGAGTCGGCAGCGGTGGAGCTGGACCCCGGCGCGGTGAACGAGCGGCTGCACGCGGTCGGTGTCGCCGATGTCGGATTCCCCTGGCGGATCACCGAACTCGCCTCCTCACGCGGGCAATTGCGTGCCCGGGTGCGGCCCGCGGCCGACGGGGACCTCTCCCCCGCCCTCGCCCGCGCCTCGCTGCTGGACGCCGTCTTCTCCGTCGCCCCCCTCACGTTCCCCGCCGACGGCCGGCTGCGGATGCCCGCCGCCGTGCGGCGGGTACGGCTGCCGCTGGCTCTGCCCGAGGCCGTCGTCGTGCACATCAGCCCCTCCCCCACGGCCGGCGCCGACACCACCGACGCGGTCGTCCGCGACGAGGACGGGCACCTCCTCGGCACCCTCGAAGGGCTCGTGTTCGCCACCCTCGACGGCGGTGCGGGCAGCAGCCCCGGGCTCCCCCCGCAGCGCCTGACCCACACCCTCGGCTGGTCCGCCGCCGCACTCACCGCCGAGCCCCGTACCCGGCTGCGGACCCTCGCGCTGGTCGGCGAAGACGCCCCCGCCGGGCTCGCCGACGACGTCACCCGCGCGCTCGGCGGGGCCGGACTGCGCTGCCTGCACGCGAAGGACGCCGACGCGCTCGGCGGCCTGGTCGACGAACTCGGCCCGGGCGACGCGGTCGTCGTCCTGCCCGACGTGAGCGGCCCGCCGGCCGCAGCGGCGCGCCGCTCCGCCTGGCGGCTGGCGTCGACCGCCCAACTGCTGCTGGACCGCTGCGGATCCCTCCCGCCGCGGCTGTGGGCGCTGACCCGCGGCGCCTGGGAGGCCGCCGGCGACGACGCGGTCGCGCAGAGCGCGATGCTCGGCCTGATCCGCATCGTGGCGGGCGAGCACCCGGAACTGCACGCCCGCGCCGTCGACCTCGACACGGGCACCCCGCCGGCTCTCCTCGCCGGGCCGCTGGCCGAACTGCTGCGCTGCGCACCGGAGGCGGACGTCTACCGGGTCGGCGAGGACGGCGTACGGGCCGCCCGGCTCACCCCCCTCGTGCCAGACCCGGACGGCCAGGACGGCCCGAACGGCCGGGACACGGGCGTGGGCGTGTGCCGGGCGGACGGGACGTATCTGATCACCGGCGGGTTCGGCGCGCTGGGCCGACAGGTCGCCGACTGGCTGGCCGGCCGGGGCGCGCGGCGGATCCTGCTCGCGGGCCGCACCGCCCTGCCGCCGCGCCGCAGTTGGGCCGAGGAGAGCGACCCGGCCACCGTGCGGCGTATCGAGGCGGTCCGGCGGCTGGAGGCGCGGGGGGTGAGCGTGACGGGCGTGGCCGTCGACATCGCCGACGGCGCGGCGGCCCGCGCGGCACTGGACACCGACGCGCTCGGCCTGCCGCCCGTGCGGGGTGTGGTGCACGCCGCCGGAGTCCTCGACGACCGGATGCTCGTCGACCTCGACGAAGCGTCGCTGGAGCGGGTGCTCGCACCCAAGGCGGGCGGGGCGCTGGTGCTGCACGAGCTGTTCCCGCCCGGCAGCACCGACTTCTTCGTGCTGTTCTCCTCCGTCGGCTACCAGCTGGGCCTGACCGGCCAGTCCGGTTACGCCGCCGCCAACGCCTGCCTCGACGCCCTCGCCCGCCACCGGCAGGCGGCCGGCGACGCGGGCAGCACCGCCTACGCGTGGACGTCGTGGCGCGGCGCGGGCATGGCCGTCAGCGACTTCGTCGACGCCGAACTCGCCGACCGCGGCAGCGGGTCCGTCGAGCCGGCCGACGCGTTGCGGGCCTGGGAGTACGCGCTGGACCGCGGTCCGCGGCCGTACGTGGCCGTCCTGCCGGTCACCGGCGCCACCGGCCTGCCCGTCCTCGGCGAACTGTCCGCGCCGGGCGACAAGGCGGCCCACGGGCCCGACGACGCGGCCGCGTTCCGGGCCGACGGGCTCACGACGGAGGAGCTGGGCGCGCTGCTGCTGGCCGAGGTCGGCCGGCAGATCGAGGCCGAACTCGGCATCAGCGCCGAGCGGCTGGACGTCCACCGGCCGCTGACCGAACTGGGCCTGGACTCGGTGATGACGCAGGTCCTGCGGCGCGGCCTGGAACGGCGGCTGGGCCTGAAACTGCCCGCCACCCTGGTGTGGAAGCACCCCACGGCCGCCGCCGTCGCCGCGTTCCTCACGACCCGGCTGGCCCCCTCCCCCGCGTAA
- a CDS encoding 5' nucleotidase, NT5C type, with amino-acid sequence MTRTLDIGLDIDGVLYPFVDVVARYAEGVLGRPCSAKAESWDWYVHQWGLSEREFFALCGRGVHENVVFTEGAPLPGALEAVRELARAGHRLHYVTARAITGVPAPLAWRRTAAWLAAWDFPVDSLTIAADKACRFTDVFLDDSPGNCDALVDAGHPRPVLWCHGPITAHRAERVFAWDEFLALVDAESAAPAVCPATVRSVRRPARLAATA; translated from the coding sequence ATGACCCGCACACTGGACATCGGTCTCGACATCGACGGGGTGCTCTACCCCTTCGTGGACGTCGTCGCCCGCTACGCCGAGGGCGTCCTGGGGCGCCCGTGCTCGGCGAAGGCCGAGTCGTGGGACTGGTACGTGCACCAGTGGGGCCTGAGCGAGCGGGAGTTCTTCGCGCTGTGCGGGCGGGGGGTGCACGAGAACGTGGTGTTCACCGAGGGCGCCCCGCTGCCCGGCGCGCTCGAAGCGGTCCGCGAACTGGCCCGGGCCGGGCACCGGCTGCACTACGTGACGGCCCGCGCGATCACCGGCGTACCCGCGCCGCTGGCCTGGCGCCGCACGGCGGCGTGGCTGGCCGCCTGGGACTTCCCCGTCGACTCGCTGACCATCGCCGCCGACAAGGCGTGCCGGTTCACCGACGTCTTCCTCGACGACTCGCCCGGCAACTGCGACGCCCTCGTCGACGCCGGCCACCCGCGTCCCGTGCTGTGGTGCCACGGGCCGATCACCGCCCACCGGGCGGAACGGGTCTTCGCCTGGGACGAGTTCCTCGCCCTGGTGGACGCCGAGAGCGCCGCCCCCGCGGTGTGTCCCGCCACCGTCCGTTCCGTCCGGCGCCCCGCCCGCCTCGCCGCGACCGCCTGA
- a CDS encoding TetR/AcrR family transcriptional regulator, which produces MRQNPQRRTALLDAAIEVLARDGMRGLTLRAVDAEAGVPVGTCSNYFAHRGQLLGQIMSRTRERLTPDPAELADTLTAPRDHHLVARLLRQVHQRMDNDRASYLAMLELRLEGARRPELGAELNKGLAAELETNIRFHLDTGLPGDRTDVVLLYLAVHGMIVDDLTVPAVLDGRAPALIDELTTRLLARPATDAHPATDA; this is translated from the coding sequence ATGCGACAGAACCCACAACGCCGCACCGCGCTGCTGGACGCGGCCATCGAAGTCCTGGCCCGCGACGGCATGCGCGGCCTGACCCTGCGCGCGGTGGACGCCGAGGCCGGCGTCCCCGTCGGCACCTGCTCCAACTACTTCGCCCACCGCGGCCAGCTGCTCGGCCAGATCATGTCGCGCACCCGGGAGCGCCTGACCCCCGACCCCGCGGAGCTCGCCGACACGCTCACCGCCCCGCGCGACCACCACCTCGTCGCCCGCCTGCTGCGCCAGGTCCACCAACGCATGGACAACGACCGCGCCAGCTACCTGGCGATGCTCGAACTGCGCCTGGAGGGCGCCCGCCGCCCCGAACTGGGCGCCGAGCTCAACAAGGGCCTCGCCGCGGAGCTCGAGACGAACATCCGCTTCCACCTCGACACCGGGCTGCCCGGCGACCGCACCGACGTCGTCCTGCTCTACCTCGCCGTCCACGGCATGATCGTCGACGATCTCACCGTCCCGGCCGTCCTCGACGGCCGTGCCCCCGCCCTCATCGACGAACTCACCACCCGCCTCCTCGCCCGCCCCGCCACCGACGCCCACCCCGCCACCGACGCCTGA
- a CDS encoding phytoene desaturase family protein, producing the protein MAKRKEWDAVVVGSGIGGLVCAAYLAVSGLRVLVLEQHDVAGGNSHVFRRRRRYEFDVGIHYLGDCGPGGLLPSVFGGLGLADRITYLPMDQDGFDRIVVPGLTLDVPAGWDGYRKRLKEALPGDAAGIDTFTSICSAVGAEGRSALLSETDLTDEQFAARSPAFTAWEQRTLADLFDHCGLSTRARTVLAAHAPTYGLPPGRCPLPTHAAIIDHYLHGAYYPKGGGQMLPAGLVEVIESHGGEVRTRARVERILVTSGRARGVTLTDGEVVTAPLVVSNADYTRTVQNLVGEEHFEPGTVRRTRGSTMSLPFAVLYVALDTTLPERPNANLWWYRHTDIDTGFRQLAEHRIDPVPFLFVSFSSLKDPAARNIAPEGHSNFQVMTLVPPDHAYWGADAGPADGGRYRRTDLYRRRKQELTDAMLNAAEEALGPFRGHITHLEAATPLTHERYIHSRGGTPYGLAGWGATGERPDTTTGVEGLHVVGTSIRYGSGIEGVATGAMMCASTILGRRLVPEVTRGAVLADRSLLPHRGEDFDPLAVSRGRARRHARGLARIDTARRPA; encoded by the coding sequence ATGGCGAAACGCAAAGAGTGGGATGCCGTCGTCGTCGGCTCCGGCATCGGCGGCCTCGTCTGCGCCGCCTACCTCGCGGTGAGCGGACTGCGCGTCCTCGTGCTCGAACAGCACGACGTCGCCGGCGGCAACAGCCATGTCTTCCGGCGCCGCCGCCGCTACGAGTTCGACGTCGGCATCCACTACCTCGGCGACTGCGGACCCGGCGGCCTGCTGCCCTCCGTCTTCGGCGGCCTGGGCCTCGCGGACCGGATCACCTACCTGCCCATGGACCAGGACGGCTTCGACCGCATCGTCGTGCCCGGCCTCACCCTCGACGTGCCCGCGGGCTGGGACGGCTACCGCAAACGCCTCAAGGAGGCGTTACCCGGCGATGCCGCCGGCATCGACACGTTCACCTCGATCTGCTCCGCCGTCGGCGCGGAGGGACGCAGCGCCCTGCTGAGCGAGACGGACCTCACCGACGAGCAGTTCGCCGCCCGCAGCCCCGCCTTCACCGCCTGGGAACAGCGCACCCTGGCCGACCTGTTCGACCACTGCGGCCTCTCCACCCGGGCCCGTACCGTCCTGGCCGCCCACGCGCCCACCTACGGACTGCCGCCCGGCCGGTGCCCGCTGCCCACCCACGCGGCGATCATCGACCACTACCTGCACGGCGCCTACTACCCAAAGGGCGGCGGCCAGATGCTGCCCGCCGGTCTCGTCGAAGTCATCGAGTCGCACGGCGGCGAGGTCCGCACCCGCGCCCGGGTCGAACGCATCCTCGTCACCTCCGGCCGCGCCCGCGGCGTCACCCTGACCGACGGCGAAGTCGTCACCGCACCACTGGTCGTCTCCAACGCCGACTACACCCGCACCGTCCAGAACCTCGTCGGCGAGGAGCACTTCGAGCCCGGCACGGTACGACGCACCCGCGGCTCCACCATGTCGCTTCCCTTCGCCGTCCTGTACGTCGCCCTCGACACCACCCTCCCCGAGCGCCCCAACGCCAACCTGTGGTGGTACCGGCACACCGACATCGACACCGGTTTCCGGCAACTGGCCGAACACCGCATCGACCCGGTGCCGTTCCTGTTCGTGTCCTTCTCCTCCCTCAAGGACCCCGCCGCCCGCAACATCGCCCCCGAAGGACACAGCAACTTCCAGGTGATGACCCTCGTCCCGCCCGACCACGCCTACTGGGGAGCCGACGCCGGGCCCGCCGACGGCGGCCGCTACCGCCGCACCGACCTCTACCGGCGCCGCAAACAGGAACTCACCGACGCGATGCTGAACGCCGCCGAGGAGGCACTCGGCCCCTTCCGCGGCCACATCACCCACCTAGAGGCCGCCACCCCCCTCACCCACGAGCGCTACATCCACTCCCGCGGCGGCACCCCCTACGGCCTGGCCGGCTGGGGAGCGACCGGCGAACGCCCCGACACCACCACCGGCGTCGAGGGACTGCACGTCGTCGGCACCAGCATCCGCTACGGCTCCGGCATCGAAGGCGTCGCCACGGGCGCCATGATGTGCGCCTCCACCATCCTCGGCCGCCGCCTCGTCCCCGAGGTCACCCGCGGCGCCGTCCTCGCCGACCGGTCTCTTCTGCCGCACCGGGGCGAGGACTTCGACCCGCTCGCCGTCTCCCGCGGCAGGGCCCGCCGCCACGCCCGCGGCCTCGCCCGTATCGACACCGCCCGCCGCCCGGCATGA
- a CDS encoding cytochrome P450 family protein, with product MTHPPLPLPAAPGAATATAPPGPRPFVLDPAGRDLHGEAARLRALGPAVLVELPAGIRAWSINTHDLLKTLLTDDRVSKDPRRHWPAWQRGEHHDTWIRTWVGVHNMDTAYGPEHRRLRKLVAPTFTGRRTRAMLPRVRHAADRLLDALADTAPGDIVDLRAAYAHPLPMQVICDLFGVPETSRPRLARLMARAMDTTLTPDEAEQTVHEVDDALTALVAHRRSHPGDDLTSALVAARDDDGSHLSERELLDTLLLVIGAGNETTVNLIGNAVHALLTHPDQLRLVLDGTVSWHDAIEETLRWAPSVANVPLRYAVEDIALPGGPTIRKGEAILAAYAAAGRDPDRHGPTADRFDITRPGRGAAEHLAFGHGVHFCPGAPLARTEAAVALPALFDRFPGIHLAAAPGGPAPTEGFIAYGHHTLPVRLTALHPAARNPRLRLEEPGAARNGSV from the coding sequence ATGACCCACCCGCCCCTGCCCCTGCCCGCCGCGCCCGGCGCCGCCACCGCCACCGCACCACCCGGCCCCCGGCCGTTCGTCCTGGACCCCGCCGGCCGCGACCTGCACGGCGAGGCCGCCCGCCTGCGCGCCCTCGGCCCGGCCGTCCTCGTCGAACTCCCCGCCGGCATCCGGGCCTGGTCGATCAACACCCACGACCTCCTCAAGACCCTCCTCACCGACGACCGCGTCTCCAAGGACCCGCGCCGCCACTGGCCCGCCTGGCAGCGCGGCGAACACCACGACACCTGGATCCGCACCTGGGTCGGCGTCCACAACATGGACACCGCCTACGGCCCCGAACACCGCCGGCTGCGCAAACTCGTCGCCCCGACCTTCACCGGCCGCCGCACCCGGGCCATGCTGCCCCGCGTCCGCCACGCCGCCGACCGCCTCCTCGACGCCCTGGCGGACACCGCCCCCGGCGACATCGTCGACCTGCGCGCCGCCTACGCCCACCCCCTGCCCATGCAGGTCATCTGCGACCTGTTCGGCGTCCCGGAAACCTCCCGCCCCCGCCTCGCCCGCCTCATGGCCCGCGCCATGGACACCACCCTCACCCCCGACGAGGCCGAACAGACCGTCCACGAGGTCGACGACGCCCTCACCGCCCTCGTCGCCCACCGCCGCAGCCACCCCGGCGACGACCTGACCAGCGCCCTCGTCGCCGCCCGCGACGACGACGGATCACACCTGAGCGAACGCGAACTCCTCGACACCCTCCTGCTGGTCATCGGTGCCGGCAACGAGACCACCGTCAACCTCATCGGCAACGCCGTCCACGCCCTGCTCACCCACCCCGACCAGCTGCGCCTGGTCCTCGACGGCACCGTCTCCTGGCACGACGCCATCGAGGAGACCCTGCGCTGGGCCCCCAGTGTCGCCAACGTCCCCCTGCGCTACGCCGTCGAGGACATCGCGCTGCCCGGCGGCCCCACCATCCGCAAGGGCGAGGCGATCCTCGCCGCCTACGCCGCCGCGGGCCGCGACCCGGACAGACACGGCCCCACCGCCGACCGGTTCGACATCACCCGCCCCGGCAGGGGAGCGGCCGAACACCTCGCCTTCGGACACGGCGTCCACTTCTGCCCCGGCGCCCCGCTCGCCCGCACGGAAGCGGCCGTCGCACTGCCCGCCCTCTTCGACCGTTTCCCCGGGATCCACCTCGCCGCCGCACCCGGCGGACCGGCCCCCACGGAAGGTTTCATCGCCTACGGACACCACACCCTCCCGGTCCGCCTCACCGCACTCCACCCGGCCGCCAGGAATCCTCGGCTCCGACTCGAGGAACCTGGCGCTGCCCGGAACGGCTCGGTTTGA